Proteins encoded together in one Pseudoroseomonas cervicalis window:
- a CDS encoding FadR/GntR family transcriptional regulator, whose protein sequence is MSDFRPPPLAGAVAAHLEALVLEGVLRPGDRLAPERELAARLGVSRPSLREALALLEQKGLLASSRAGTMVADFLAPLSAPLAGLFGSHPRIGQDYFEYRRLIEPQAAALAAVRITAPERAALQDCLARMEAAHRDAAPAEEAAADLQLHLLVHEASHNLVLLHVLRVFAGLLQRGILFSHEQYWQRDALRGEILAQHRAIAAAILAGNAAAAEEAMRAHILATEAAFLSLRAEAARTGESLRKQQRDTLLAEAAPPATG, encoded by the coding sequence ATGAGTGATTTCCGGCCGCCGCCGCTCGCCGGAGCGGTGGCCGCCCATCTGGAGGCGCTGGTGCTGGAGGGCGTGCTGCGCCCCGGCGACCGGCTGGCGCCGGAGCGCGAGCTGGCGGCGCGGCTCGGCGTCTCGCGCCCCTCGCTGCGCGAGGCGCTGGCGCTGCTGGAGCAGAAGGGGCTGCTCGCCTCCTCCCGCGCCGGCACGATGGTGGCGGATTTCCTGGCCCCGCTCTCCGCCCCGCTGGCCGGGCTGTTCGGCAGCCATCCGCGCATCGGCCAGGATTATTTCGAGTACCGCCGGCTGATCGAGCCGCAGGCGGCGGCGCTGGCGGCGGTGCGCATCACCGCGCCGGAGCGCGCCGCGCTGCAGGACTGCCTGGCCAGGATGGAAGCCGCGCATCGCGACGCCGCGCCGGCCGAGGAAGCCGCGGCCGATCTGCAGCTGCATCTCCTGGTGCATGAGGCCAGCCACAATCTGGTGCTGCTGCATGTGCTGCGGGTCTTCGCCGGGCTGCTGCAGCGCGGCATCCTGTTCAGCCATGAGCAGTACTGGCAGCGCGACGCGCTGCGCGGCGAGATCCTGGCGCAGCACCGCGCCATCGCCGCCGCCATCCTGGCCGGCAACGCCGCCGCGGCCGAGGAGGCGATGCGCGCGCATATCCTGGCCACCGAGGCCGCCTTCCTCAGCCTGCGGGCGGAGGCGGCGCGCACCGGGGAGAGCCTGCGCAAGCAGCAGCGCGACACGCTGCTGGCCGAGGCGGCGCCGCCCGCCACCGGCTGA
- a CDS encoding TorF family putative porin, which translates to MPAATARFPAFSAASLTAGLAAVLTLPAPAARAFELEAADLTVTATPSLSSDYLFRGLSQTRNRPAAQATLDLQHGSGVYVGGFLSNASFLGSPANDTRQELDLMAGYRFSLGGVAFDAGYIAYLYPGQDKAAGGQVNEYQELVLKAAYAIDPLKLTGAFNYAPNFFGRSGQAYALEGLAELSLPAGFTASGRLGYQWIERNTLFGTPDYLWYAVGLAREIGAGVTASLSWSGTSIRQRDCAPVADRAPEGQKICDGRLLLTLSRAF; encoded by the coding sequence ATGCCTGCCGCAACGGCCCGTTTTCCGGCCTTCTCCGCCGCCTCCCTGACCGCCGGCCTCGCCGCGGTGCTGACCCTCCCCGCCCCCGCCGCGCGGGCCTTCGAGCTGGAGGCGGCGGACCTCACCGTCACCGCCACCCCGTCGCTCTCCAGCGACTACCTGTTCCGCGGCCTCAGCCAGACGCGCAACCGGCCGGCGGCGCAGGCGACGCTGGATCTGCAGCATGGCAGCGGCGTCTATGTCGGCGGCTTCCTCAGCAACGCCAGCTTCCTGGGCAGCCCCGCCAATGACACGCGGCAGGAGCTGGACCTGATGGCCGGCTACCGCTTCAGCCTGGGCGGCGTGGCCTTTGACGCCGGCTACATCGCCTATCTTTATCCCGGCCAGGACAAGGCGGCGGGCGGCCAGGTCAACGAGTATCAGGAGCTGGTGCTGAAGGCCGCCTACGCCATCGACCCGCTGAAGCTGACCGGCGCCTTCAACTACGCGCCGAATTTCTTCGGCCGCTCCGGCCAGGCCTACGCGCTGGAAGGGCTGGCGGAGCTGAGCCTGCCGGCCGGCTTCACCGCCAGCGGCCGGCTCGGCTACCAGTGGATCGAGCGCAACACGCTGTTCGGCACGCCGGATTATCTCTGGTACGCGGTCGGCCTGGCGCGCGAGATCGGCGCCGGGGTCACCGCCAGCCTGTCCTGGTCCGGCACCTCGATCCGCCAGCGCGATTGCGCCCCCGTCGCGGATCGCGCGCCCGAGGGGCAGAAGATCTGCGATGGCCGGCTGCTGCTGACCCTCAGCCGCGCCTTCTGA
- the dapA gene encoding 4-hydroxy-tetrahydrodipicolinate synthase, protein MIAPVLRGLIPALPTPFIPGSGQIDEAALAALAERVVARGASGVVACGSTGEAPALSAAEHGRALHVVAEAVGHRVPVIAGVGAPSTEAAAALAQSAALCGAAALLVSAPPYVRPGQEGLCAHIRAVAAAGRLPLVLYDVPSRAGVGFADDSIARLRDANLIQALKDATADLARPARLARLCGRDFTQLSGDDATAVAHLAMGGSGCVSVLGNLVPALCSALHSAWAAQDPDRVAELRDRLAPLAELLFRESSPVPLKAALGLLRLCDARPRLPLLPATATTRALLAEALAALLPEEEARATAALRPPPRHALPPRLLQ, encoded by the coding sequence ATGATCGCGCCCGTCCTGCGCGGGCTGATCCCGGCCCTGCCGACCCCCTTCATCCCCGGCAGCGGCCAGATCGACGAGGCCGCCCTGGCCGCCCTGGCCGAGCGTGTCGTGGCGCGCGGCGCCAGCGGCGTCGTGGCCTGTGGCAGCACCGGCGAGGCGCCGGCGCTGAGCGCCGCCGAGCATGGCCGCGCCCTGCATGTGGTGGCCGAGGCGGTGGGCCACCGCGTGCCGGTCATCGCCGGCGTCGGCGCGCCGAGCACCGAGGCGGCGGCGGCCCTCGCCCAATCCGCCGCGCTCTGCGGCGCGGCGGCGCTGCTGGTCTCCGCCCCGCCCTATGTGCGGCCGGGGCAGGAGGGGCTCTGCGCCCATATCCGCGCCGTGGCCGCCGCCGGCCGGCTGCCGCTGGTGCTCTACGACGTGCCGAGCCGCGCCGGGGTCGGCTTCGCCGATGACAGCATCGCCCGGCTGCGCGACGCCAATCTGATCCAGGCGCTGAAGGACGCGACCGCCGATCTGGCGCGGCCGGCGCGGCTGGCGCGGCTCTGCGGGCGGGATTTCACGCAGCTCTCGGGCGATGACGCCACCGCGGTCGCGCATCTGGCCATGGGCGGGTCGGGCTGCGTCTCGGTGCTGGGCAATCTGGTGCCGGCGCTGTGCAGCGCGCTGCACTCCGCCTGGGCGGCGCAGGACCCGGACCGGGTGGCGGAGCTGCGCGACCGGCTGGCGCCGCTGGCCGAGCTGCTGTTCCGCGAGAGCAGCCCGGTGCCGCTGAAGGCGGCGCTCGGCCTGCTGCGGCTTTGCGACGCCAGGCCGCGCCTGCCGCTGCTGCCGGCCACCGCCACGACCCGCGCCCTGCTGGCCGAGGCGCTGGCCGCCCTGCTGCCGGAGGAGGAGGCCCGCGCCACCGCCGCGCTGCGCCCGCCGCCGCGCCACGCCCTGCCGCCGCGCCTGCTGCAATAG